From the genome of Ignavibacteriales bacterium, one region includes:
- a CDS encoding response regulator — protein sequence MVSFLIIDDDESIRTLFRTILKKKFVCEVFEADNGVNGLSALQKNLPDIILLDLMMPVMDGIETLDSIRANPAFKTIPVFVITAVGDREVIRNLCEKNITDYLLKPIDVNETVERIQRMINRLGESKKIEPVGKTGRVNSKEKANQILIVDNDAEFKNFFNDLLNERFIIHQASNVNEGFTVFSDHQPKFIFMSNNLSLLDKIILSQKIREISSDKEVEIYLLIDNMKLLPSKIHSYNGVIRKTTDKELFLKDIYFLNEEIFETKRTRI from the coding sequence TTGGTAAGTTTTTTAATTATAGATGATGACGAATCAATTAGAACTCTTTTTAGAACAATTTTGAAGAAAAAATTTGTCTGCGAAGTATTTGAAGCCGATAATGGAGTTAACGGTTTGAGTGCTTTACAAAAGAATTTGCCTGATATTATTCTTCTTGATTTAATGATGCCTGTAATGGATGGAATTGAAACTTTGGATTCAATAAGAGCAAATCCGGCTTTTAAAACAATTCCCGTTTTTGTGATTACAGCTGTTGGAGATAGAGAAGTGATAAGAAACCTATGCGAAAAAAATATTACTGATTATCTCTTGAAACCAATTGATGTAAATGAAACTGTGGAACGAATTCAGAGAATGATCAACCGCTTGGGTGAATCTAAAAAAATTGAACCAGTCGGTAAAACCGGACGCGTCAACAGCAAAGAAAAGGCGAATCAAATATTAATCGTTGATAATGATGCGGAATTTAAGAACTTCTTCAATGATCTTTTAAATGAGCGCTTTATTATTCATCAAGCATCTAACGTAAACGAAGGTTTTACTGTTTTTTCTGATCACCAGCCAAAATTTATTTTTATGAGTAATAATCTTAGTTTGTTAGATAAAATAATTCTTTCACAAAAAATTAGAGAAATATCCTCCGATAAAGAGGTTGAGATTTATCTTTTAATTGACAATATGAAACTATTACCATCTAAAATACACAGCTATAATGGAGTTATTAGGAAAACAACAGATAAAGAATTGTTTCTAAAGGATATTTATTTCTTGAATGAAGAAATATTCGAAACGAAAAGGACAAGAATCTAA